From the genome of Flavobacterium ovatum, one region includes:
- a CDS encoding DUF2723 domain-containing protein, whose translation MSKAAFNFNKWNTLVGWVTFAIALITYSLTVEPTMSFWDCGEYIATSAKLEVGHPPGAPLFQMIGAFFAMFAIDNQHIALMVNMTSVVSSAFTILFLFWSSTMILTKMIGGKTKEDLTTENNIAILGSSFVGALVYTFSDSFWFNAVEAEVYAMASLFIALLFWLGLRWEQDMDKPKGNKWLLVISLVIGLSFGVHFMALLAIPSIGLLYYFKHYKTVTVKNFIIANIVVISVLLFIFKLLLPLTMAFIGKTEIFMVNNLGMPFDSGTIIVGLFLAVFFYFGLKYTKVKGLIHYNTLLLSILFILIGFSTWLMLPIRANANTVINENKPSDAAEVLAYYNREQYGVNPLFYGPQYTETFAGLDPKTPYLDKAPNYERDYKTGKYVIVNNFKNAVQNSDDYHKTILPRMWSSEHIANYMNFTSAPTFKINPNYPYEEDLSKYGIDASKISEEDYNKAIAQLKNEVEKTVSEFRLAYAQKQIDNDGYVKFLKSYGEYLIIEKPTTADNFSFMVEYQFGYMYWRYLMWNFVGRQSDNQGRYDSLDGNWLSGIKFIDETHLGSQENLPSDVLNNKGRNTYYFIPFILGLIGIMYHAGKERKSFYVLLMLFLFLGIALKIYLNERPFEPRERDYALVGSFYVFAIWVGFGVYSLYESLQTYLSPKIAGPIIISACLLTAPVIMAAQNWDDHDRSDKYTALSMAKAYLSSCDQNAILFTIGDNDTFPLWYAQEIEKIRTDIKIVNTSLFMTDWYIDQMKMKTYESDALPISFTHDQYVGDKLDYVAYIPKTESRWELKDLIEFIKNPKSTVGLQNGQTIHFFPTNKIRIPVDRNAIIQNKVVAPKYNDSIVPYIDIDIKGSALYKNRLMMLDIIANNNWKRPIYFSGGAYDNEDYLWMKEYLQLDGMVYRLVPLKTAIPKDGSPLDMGQIDSDKMYNIIMSWDWGNSDSDKIYHDPETRRESITYRTNLARLMDKLIEEGKIDKAKKVIDLAITKMPLEKFGYYSLIEPFTKGYYQTNDVTKAQELLNKLIGKYRESLNYYSKLSPAEQSEIAIDIITDIERYRSLLQVMKENGDLTFYEKNKKTFNTYIEMFQHFGRDKE comes from the coding sequence ATGAGTAAAGCAGCATTCAATTTCAATAAATGGAATACTCTTGTAGGTTGGGTCACATTTGCAATAGCATTGATCACTTACAGCTTAACAGTTGAACCTACAATGAGTTTTTGGGATTGTGGTGAATACATTGCAACTTCAGCAAAACTTGAAGTAGGACACCCTCCTGGAGCTCCATTATTTCAAATGATTGGCGCATTTTTCGCAATGTTTGCAATAGATAATCAACATATCGCTTTAATGGTCAATATGACTTCTGTTGTTTCTAGTGCCTTCACCATACTTTTCTTATTTTGGTCTTCAACAATGATTCTCACCAAAATGATTGGAGGAAAAACTAAAGAAGACCTAACTACTGAAAACAACATTGCTATCCTAGGAAGCTCATTTGTAGGTGCTCTTGTATATACATTTTCGGATAGTTTCTGGTTTAATGCAGTTGAAGCCGAAGTATATGCCATGGCTTCCTTATTCATCGCCTTACTTTTTTGGCTTGGCTTACGATGGGAACAAGATATGGACAAACCTAAAGGAAACAAATGGCTACTAGTCATTTCACTTGTCATCGGACTTTCTTTTGGAGTTCACTTTATGGCACTATTAGCAATTCCATCCATTGGATTACTCTATTATTTTAAACATTATAAAACAGTTACCGTCAAAAATTTTATTATTGCAAACATTGTAGTAATATCTGTTTTACTATTTATTTTCAAATTATTATTACCGCTAACAATGGCTTTCATTGGTAAAACTGAAATTTTCATGGTCAACAACCTTGGAATGCCATTTGACTCAGGAACCATCATAGTTGGCCTATTCCTTGCTGTTTTCTTCTATTTTGGATTAAAATACACCAAAGTAAAAGGACTTATACATTACAACACTTTACTTCTATCAATCTTATTTATCTTGATCGGTTTTTCAACTTGGTTAATGCTTCCAATTCGCGCCAATGCCAATACGGTTATTAATGAAAACAAACCTTCAGATGCCGCAGAGGTATTAGCTTACTACAATAGAGAACAATATGGAGTAAACCCTTTATTTTACGGACCTCAATACACAGAAACTTTTGCTGGACTAGACCCTAAAACACCTTATTTAGACAAAGCCCCCAATTATGAAAGAGATTACAAAACAGGCAAATATGTTATTGTAAATAACTTTAAAAATGCTGTACAAAACAGTGACGACTATCATAAAACCATCTTACCAAGGATGTGGAGCTCAGAGCATATTGCCAACTACATGAATTTCACAAGCGCACCAACATTCAAAATAAACCCGAACTATCCTTACGAGGAAGATTTATCTAAATATGGAATTGATGCTAGCAAAATCTCTGAAGAAGATTACAACAAAGCTATTGCTCAATTAAAAAATGAAGTAGAAAAAACAGTTTCAGAATTCAGATTAGCCTACGCTCAAAAACAAATCGACAACGATGGTTATGTAAAGTTCTTAAAAAGCTACGGCGAATACTTAATTATAGAAAAACCAACAACTGCAGATAATTTCAGTTTTATGGTTGAATACCAATTTGGCTATATGTATTGGAGGTATTTAATGTGGAATTTTGTTGGAAGACAAAGTGACAATCAAGGAAGATATGATAGTTTAGACGGAAACTGGCTGAGCGGAATCAAATTTATTGATGAAACTCATTTAGGCTCTCAAGAAAATCTCCCATCAGATGTATTAAACAACAAAGGAAGGAATACCTATTATTTTATCCCCTTTATCCTTGGATTAATTGGAATCATGTACCACGCTGGCAAAGAACGCAAGAGCTTTTACGTTTTATTAATGCTATTTTTATTTTTGGGAATCGCATTAAAAATCTACCTAAATGAAAGACCTTTTGAACCAAGAGAACGTGACTACGCTTTAGTGGGCTCCTTTTATGTCTTTGCTATATGGGTAGGATTTGGAGTTTATTCATTGTACGAAAGCTTACAAACTTATTTATCCCCAAAAATCGCAGGACCTATTATTATTTCAGCTTGCTTGTTAACAGCTCCTGTTATTATGGCTGCCCAAAACTGGGACGACCACGATCGCTCTGACAAATACACCGCTCTTTCAATGGCCAAAGCTTATTTGAGCTCTTGCGACCAAAACGCTATACTTTTCACCATTGGAGATAATGACACCTTTCCTTTGTGGTATGCACAAGAAATTGAAAAAATTAGAACCGATATTAAAATTGTCAACACAAGTCTTTTCATGACGGATTGGTATATTGACCAAATGAAAATGAAAACCTACGAATCAGACGCACTGCCTATTTCATTCACTCACGATCAGTATGTGGGTGATAAATTAGACTATGTGGCTTATATTCCAAAGACAGAAAGCAGATGGGAATTGAAAGATTTAATAGAATTCATCAAAAATCCTAAATCAACTGTAGGTTTGCAAAACGGACAAACAATCCATTTTTTCCCAACCAATAAAATAAGAATTCCTGTTGACAGAAATGCCATAATTCAAAACAAGGTTGTTGCACCAAAATACAACGACTCGATTGTTCCTTATATCGATATTGACATCAAAGGAAGTGCTTTGTATAAAAACAGATTGATGATGCTTGACATCATTGCTAACAACAACTGGAAAAGACCTATTTACTTCAGTGGAGGCGCATACGATAATGAAGATTATCTATGGATGAAAGAATACCTACAACTTGACGGAATGGTTTACAGATTAGTTCCATTGAAAACTGCAATTCCAAAAGACGGAAGCCCACTAGACATGGGACAAATTGATTCCGATAAAATGTACAACATCATCATGTCATGGGATTGGGGTAACAGCGATAGCGACAAAATCTATCACGATCCTGAAACCAGAAGAGAAAGTATCACTTACCGAACCAATCTGGCTCGTTTGATGGACAAACTAATCGAAGAAGGTAAAATAGACAAAGCTAAAAAAGTAATTGATTTAGCTATTACCAAAATGCCTTTAGAGAAATTTGGATACTATTCTTTAATAGAACCTTTCACTAAAGGATACTATCAAACAAACGATGTAACCAAAGCACAAGAATTACTAAACAAACTAATAGGTAAATACAGAGAAAGCCTTAATTACTACAGCAAATTAAGCCCTGCAGAGCAATCGGAAATCGCTATTGACATTATTACTGACATTGAGCGCTATAGAAGTTTACTACAAGTAATGAAAGAAAATGGAGATTTGACCTTCTACGAAAAAAACAAAAAAACATTCAATACTTATATTGAAATGTTTCAACATTTTGGCAGAGACAAAGAATAA
- a CDS encoding metallophosphoesterase codes for MSSKVKYMAFGDIHGCFKAAESAVAVAGQCRARAVFLGDYVDYKNNGKEAISENLVPQYSCMQVLKTLISAKESNPDWVFLRGNHDQMLLDLINGKEHPQGYDSRTREQAYADWLISPGDFQSQVVNFLQNTHLYFETSQFIFVHAPLRDTQQDINEKIQEELIWNYDFDPAWKGKRFIHGHRLTEEVSYNQKGININTECGYGGFLTGLLLSDKTAKILECFKIAENGIVISISLMTADKYTDFRTKKN; via the coding sequence ATGAGTAGCAAAGTAAAATATATGGCTTTTGGAGATATTCACGGATGTTTCAAGGCGGCAGAATCTGCTGTAGCCGTAGCAGGACAATGTAGAGCTAGAGCAGTTTTCCTAGGTGATTATGTAGATTATAAAAATAATGGAAAAGAAGCTATATCAGAAAATTTAGTTCCTCAATATTCGTGTATGCAAGTTTTAAAAACACTTATATCAGCCAAAGAGAGCAATCCTGATTGGGTGTTTTTAAGGGGCAATCACGATCAGATGTTATTGGATTTGATAAATGGTAAAGAACATCCGCAAGGGTACGATTCTCGAACCAGAGAACAAGCATATGCGGATTGGTTAATATCGCCAGGTGATTTTCAGAGCCAAGTTGTGAATTTTTTGCAAAACACTCATCTCTATTTTGAAACATCACAATTTATTTTTGTTCATGCACCACTTAGAGATACACAGCAAGATATAAATGAAAAGATACAAGAAGAATTGATTTGGAATTATGACTTCGATCCTGCCTGGAAAGGTAAAAGATTTATCCACGGTCATAGACTTACAGAGGAAGTGAGTTATAATCAAAAGGGGATAAATATAAATACCGAATGTGGTTACGGTGGTTTTTTGACGGGATTACTTTTGAGTGATAAAACAGCTAAGATATTAGAATGTTTCAAAATAGCAGAAAACGGAATTGTAATTTCCATTTCATTAATGACAGCTGATAAGTATACTGACTTTCGAACGAAAAAAAATTAA
- a CDS encoding IS66 family insertion sequence element accessory protein TnpB, protein MDKNEFMLSQVESWKQSGLSQQGYCDQAGIKLGTFSYWIRKSKNEEAQSGGFIALKKPVLALENKYEIVYPNGVVLRVDTDNLSELSALVNLY, encoded by the coding sequence ATGGACAAAAATGAATTTATGTTATCCCAAGTAGAATCTTGGAAACAAAGTGGACTTTCACAACAAGGGTATTGCGATCAAGCAGGTATTAAATTAGGAACCTTCAGCTATTGGATACGAAAAAGCAAAAATGAAGAAGCACAAAGCGGAGGTTTTATTGCACTGAAAAAACCAGTTTTAGCTTTAGAAAACAAATACGAAATCGTTTACCCTAATGGAGTTGTGCTGCGAGTGGATACGGATAATTTAAGTGAACTTTCGGCTTTAGTAAACCTATATTAG
- a CDS encoding IS66 family transposase, which translates to MEIDLDNVSKQELFELLTKAQKNMFVLDKTIFEQSETISVQGKTISKQDKKLVKLEKKEVVLEGKASKLEGKAFKLEERVEELQRLVELLRRMQFGQKRERFEDPSQTTLPLDLEQELLQEQEEVIKEEITYSRSKKKHPGRAKLPDHLPVEEIEIYPEGDLSDQVCIGKETTDVLDYVPGHFKIKRYIRYKYATKDKDNTKISIGDLPERIIDKGIPSEGLLATILVDKYVDHLPLYRQKQRFSREDIDIASSTIDGWAAQSMDALKPLYEKLVMDIKNEGYLQVDETTIKVLDDKKKDKTHLGYYWVYHAPISKLVMFNYSPTRASSAALPILQNFKGYLQTDGYAGYKAYGKKSDITHLGCWAHARREFERALDNDKQKAQHVLVEIQKLYAVERKTKEQNLRPEQIKELRLQESLPIINELGKWMFLQIKLTLPKSQIGKALAYSQTRWDNLSAYLLDGNLQIDNNLVENAIRPVAIGRKNYLFAGSHDAAQRAAMAYTFFTNCKKHNVNPFEWLKYTLENIQSINHKNIKDLYPHNYKQLAESTPL; encoded by the coding sequence ATGGAAATAGACCTAGATAACGTATCAAAACAGGAACTTTTTGAGCTTTTAACTAAAGCTCAAAAAAACATGTTTGTGCTGGATAAAACTATTTTTGAACAAAGTGAAACTATTTCTGTTCAAGGTAAAACTATCTCCAAACAAGATAAAAAACTTGTTAAGCTTGAAAAAAAGGAAGTCGTGTTAGAAGGTAAAGCTTCTAAATTAGAAGGTAAAGCTTTTAAATTAGAAGAACGAGTTGAAGAACTTCAACGTTTAGTAGAATTACTGCGCCGTATGCAGTTTGGTCAAAAACGAGAGCGTTTTGAAGATCCTTCTCAAACTACTTTACCTTTAGATCTAGAACAAGAGCTCCTGCAAGAACAAGAAGAAGTTATCAAAGAAGAAATCACTTATTCTCGTTCTAAAAAGAAACATCCTGGCAGGGCTAAACTTCCGGATCATTTACCAGTTGAAGAAATCGAGATTTACCCTGAAGGAGATTTATCTGATCAGGTTTGTATTGGCAAAGAAACTACAGATGTGCTTGATTATGTTCCGGGACACTTTAAAATCAAAAGATATATCCGATACAAATACGCGACTAAGGATAAAGACAATACTAAGATATCCATCGGGGATTTACCCGAAAGAATCATAGATAAAGGAATACCCTCAGAAGGACTACTAGCCACTATCTTAGTAGATAAATATGTGGATCACCTTCCGCTATATCGTCAAAAGCAACGGTTCTCTAGAGAAGATATCGATATTGCTTCTTCTACAATAGATGGTTGGGCGGCTCAGAGCATGGATGCTTTAAAACCCTTGTATGAGAAGCTGGTTATGGATATCAAAAATGAAGGTTACCTTCAAGTTGATGAAACCACCATCAAGGTTTTAGACGACAAGAAAAAAGACAAAACGCATCTCGGTTATTATTGGGTGTATCATGCCCCAATATCAAAACTTGTAATGTTCAATTACAGCCCTACTCGTGCAAGTAGCGCTGCACTACCTATTTTGCAAAACTTTAAAGGTTACTTGCAAACAGACGGATATGCAGGCTACAAAGCTTATGGAAAAAAATCAGATATTACTCATCTGGGCTGTTGGGCACACGCTAGGCGAGAATTTGAAAGAGCATTAGATAATGACAAGCAAAAAGCACAACATGTTTTAGTTGAAATACAAAAGCTATATGCGGTGGAGCGCAAAACAAAAGAACAAAACCTTAGACCTGAGCAAATCAAAGAGCTGAGGCTTCAGGAAAGCTTACCTATTATAAACGAACTAGGTAAATGGATGTTTTTGCAAATCAAACTAACCCTACCAAAAAGTCAGATTGGCAAAGCTCTTGCATACTCTCAAACAAGATGGGATAATTTATCGGCATACCTATTAGATGGCAACTTGCAAATAGATAATAATCTGGTGGAAAATGCAATCAGACCAGTAGCCATAGGTAGAAAGAATTATCTTTTTGCCGGATCGCACGATGCTGCTCAAAGAGCGGCTATGGCCTATACCTTTTTTACTAACTGCAAAAAACATAACGTAAATCCTTTTGAGTGGCTAAAATATACCCTTGAGAATATCCAATCTATAAACCACAAGAATATTAAAGACTTGTATCCCCACAATTACAAGCAACTAGCGGAATCTACACCATTGTAA
- a CDS encoding polysaccharide deacetylase family protein, with protein MSFYWIKTNSLIKWIFSKYVWDIPNAENKIYLSFDDGPTPEITNWVLDQLQKHNATATFFCLGKNIEDEPQLFKKIIERKHAIGNHTYNHLNGWKTTTKEYLKNVKHCAKTFSKFGLKTNLFRPPYGKMNTAQLDKLKRQGYKIIMWDVLSADFDTTISKEKCLKNVISNIKPGSIIIFHDSVKAFQNLKYTLPKVLEFIDQKNYQYAKIP; from the coding sequence ATGAGCTTTTACTGGATAAAAACAAATTCATTAATTAAATGGATATTTTCAAAATACGTATGGGACATTCCTAATGCAGAAAACAAAATATACCTAAGTTTTGATGATGGACCTACCCCAGAAATAACTAATTGGGTGCTAGACCAACTGCAAAAACACAATGCCACAGCAACTTTCTTTTGTCTTGGAAAAAACATTGAGGACGAACCTCAATTATTCAAAAAGATAATTGAGCGTAAACATGCTATTGGCAATCACACCTACAATCATTTGAACGGCTGGAAAACCACCACCAAAGAATACCTTAAAAATGTAAAACATTGCGCTAAGACATTTTCGAAATTTGGCTTGAAGACTAATCTTTTTCGCCCTCCTTATGGCAAGATGAATACTGCTCAGTTAGACAAATTAAAAAGACAAGGGTATAAAATTATCATGTGGGATGTATTGAGCGCAGATTTTGACACCACCATTTCGAAGGAAAAGTGCCTTAAAAATGTAATTTCAAATATTAAACCAGGAAGTATAATTATATTTCATGACAGCGTCAAAGCATTTCAAAACTTGAAATACACGCTACCTAAAGTATTGGAATTTATTGATCAAAAAAACTATCAATACGCTAAGATACCCTAA
- the tnpB gene encoding IS66 family insertion sequence element accessory protein TnpB (TnpB, as the term is used for proteins encoded by IS66 family insertion elements, is considered an accessory protein, since TnpC, encoded by a neighboring gene, is a DDE family transposase.) encodes MFSLSSSHTFLLYPKVCDMRKSFNGLCGLVTNELGRVAHSGEVFIFINRNNNQMKLLHWESGGFVLYHKRLEQGTFAGSTGTKLQINWSDLVLMIEGIQIIKSNKKRRFSLE; translated from the coding sequence GTGTTTAGCCTTAGTAGTTCACATACCTTTTTGCTCTACCCCAAAGTTTGCGATATGCGCAAAAGCTTTAATGGTTTGTGTGGTCTTGTTACCAATGAATTAGGACGCGTAGCACACAGTGGAGAAGTATTCATTTTTATCAATCGCAATAATAATCAGATGAAACTTTTGCACTGGGAATCTGGTGGTTTTGTTCTTTATCACAAGCGCTTAGAGCAAGGGACTTTTGCTGGTTCAACCGGTACTAAATTGCAAATTAATTGGAGTGATTTGGTGTTGATGATCGAAGGAATTCAAATCATAAAAAGCAATAAAAAAAGGAGATTTTCTTTGGAATAA
- a CDS encoding TerC family protein gives MEINIWYWIGFNVFVLIMLILDLGVFHRKEHEVKVKEALIWTFAWISLALVFNYGIYHLFGKEKALEFLTGYLIEKSLSVDNIFIFILIFSYFNVPSIYQHKILFWGILGALVMRAIFIFAGIALINQFHWIIYLFAIFLVFTGIKMLLQDEQKIDPDKNPVVRLFKKIFPVTKTFQGSKFFVKQDTKTYATPLFIVLLMVEVSDLIFAVDSIPAILAITNDPFIVYTSNAFAILGLRSLYFALAGMHGVFRFLKVGLSLILIFIGIKMFLSDIYPIPIFIALIIISAILLTSIIASLAISIHPSNYMLFYTMRLFIGA, from the coding sequence ATGGAAATTAATATTTGGTATTGGATAGGGTTTAATGTTTTTGTTTTGATAATGTTAATCTTAGACTTAGGTGTATTTCACCGTAAGGAACATGAAGTAAAAGTAAAAGAAGCACTTATATGGACTTTTGCATGGATTTCACTTGCTTTAGTTTTCAACTACGGAATTTACCACTTGTTTGGCAAAGAAAAAGCATTAGAATTTTTAACAGGATATTTGATTGAGAAATCACTTAGTGTTGACAATATTTTTATTTTCATCTTAATATTTTCTTATTTTAACGTTCCGTCCATTTATCAACATAAAATTCTTTTTTGGGGCATCCTTGGTGCATTGGTTATGCGGGCGATTTTTATTTTCGCTGGTATAGCACTCATCAATCAATTCCATTGGATTATTTACTTATTTGCGATATTTCTTGTTTTCACAGGAATTAAAATGCTCTTGCAGGACGAGCAAAAAATTGATCCTGATAAAAATCCAGTTGTCCGTTTGTTTAAGAAAATATTCCCTGTAACAAAAACTTTTCAAGGTAGTAAATTCTTTGTAAAACAAGATACTAAGACTTACGCTACTCCTTTATTTATTGTATTATTAATGGTTGAAGTAAGTGATTTAATTTTTGCCGTGGACTCTATCCCCGCAATATTAGCAATCACTAATGATCCATTTATTGTTTACACTTCTAATGCTTTTGCAATTCTCGGATTACGATCTTTATACTTTGCACTTGCAGGTATGCACGGTGTCTTCCGATTCTTAAAAGTTGGTTTATCACTAATTCTGATTTTTATAGGTATAAAAATGTTCCTGTCTGACATTTATCCAATTCCTATATTTATAGCACTGATAATCATTTCTGCCATTCTATTAACTTCAATTATTGCATCATTAGCAATTAGTATCCACCCGAGCAACTACATGTTGTTTTATACGATGCGATTATTCATAGGAGCGTAA
- a CDS encoding metallophosphoesterase, whose product MGFRLLFFFSILLIVEVYAYQAIKTLIKGKWLLMGYSVLSVFLFVYIVYSFLSFDRSVGQTKHTMFAMGLMLLVYIPKIVLALVLLGEDLYRLISGMFRAAVGDSSEGFLAARRTFVSQIGLTLASIPFLSLIYGMTIGKYNYKVINQRIYFPDLPEAFDGFTITQISDVHSGSFDDAEKINYAIDLVNEQNSDMVLFTGDIVNTHATEMHPWIETFKRIHKPAYGKYSVLGNHDYGEYLDWKTQKEKDDNFEAIKKLYGDIDFELLLNEHRFIEKGEDKIALIGVENWGRSFKKAGDINKASHGVANEDFKIVMSHDPSHWDYELKEHEKNFQLTFSGHTHGMQFGIEIPGVFKWSLAQYMYPQWAGLYEVLGRYIYVNRGFGFHAYPGRVGIMPEITVIELKKGEKVT is encoded by the coding sequence ATGGGTTTTAGATTATTGTTTTTTTTCTCGATATTATTGATTGTGGAGGTTTACGCCTACCAAGCGATCAAGACGCTCATTAAGGGAAAATGGTTGTTGATGGGGTATTCGGTTTTGAGTGTTTTTCTCTTTGTATATATTGTGTATTCATTTTTAAGTTTTGACCGTTCTGTTGGGCAAACCAAGCATACTATGTTTGCAATGGGATTGATGTTGTTGGTTTATATTCCTAAGATTGTGTTGGCTTTGGTTTTACTAGGTGAGGATTTGTATCGATTGATTTCGGGAATGTTTCGTGCGGCTGTTGGTGATTCTTCGGAAGGTTTTTTGGCAGCTCGACGTACTTTTGTGAGTCAGATTGGTTTGACATTGGCATCGATTCCGTTTTTATCTTTGATTTACGGAATGACGATAGGGAAGTATAATTACAAAGTCATCAATCAGCGCATTTATTTTCCAGATTTACCAGAGGCTTTTGATGGTTTTACGATTACACAAATTTCGGATGTGCATTCGGGTAGCTTTGATGATGCTGAAAAAATCAATTACGCTATTGATTTGGTTAATGAGCAAAACTCGGATATGGTTTTATTTACGGGTGATATTGTGAATACTCACGCCACAGAAATGCACCCTTGGATTGAGACTTTCAAACGTATTCATAAACCTGCTTACGGGAAATATTCGGTTTTAGGGAATCATGATTATGGTGAATATTTGGATTGGAAAACTCAAAAAGAGAAAGACGATAACTTTGAAGCTATCAAGAAACTGTATGGTGATATTGACTTTGAGTTATTGTTGAATGAACATCGTTTTATTGAAAAAGGTGAAGATAAAATAGCCTTAATTGGAGTTGAAAATTGGGGTCGTAGTTTTAAAAAAGCAGGAGATATCAATAAGGCATCTCATGGGGTAGCTAATGAAGATTTTAAAATTGTAATGAGTCATGATCCTTCCCATTGGGATTATGAATTAAAAGAACACGAAAAGAATTTTCAATTGACATTTTCAGGACATACACACGGAATGCAGTTTGGAATTGAAATTCCAGGTGTTTTCAAGTGGAGTTTGGCGCAGTATATGTACCCCCAATGGGCAGGTTTGTATGAAGTTTTGGGACGTTATATCTATGTAAACCGTGGTTTTGGCTTCCATGCATACCCTGGAAGAGTAGGAATTATGCCTGAAATCACGGTGATAGAACTAAAAAAAGGAGAGAAAGTAACATAA
- a CDS encoding thioredoxin family protein, whose amino-acid sequence MSKFGELISAHVPVLIDFYTEWNEASLSMHPVIKDVAAALGDKAKVIKIDVDKNQELAEALRIKGLPTLMIYKDGQMIWRQSGELDANSIIAIVQEQL is encoded by the coding sequence ATGTCAAAATTCGGAGAACTTATAAGCGCACATGTTCCTGTGTTAATAGACTTTTACACAGAATGGAACGAAGCATCATTGTCTATGCATCCTGTCATTAAGGATGTAGCAGCAGCACTTGGCGATAAAGCTAAGGTGATTAAAATTGATGTGGATAAAAATCAAGAATTGGCTGAGGCCTTACGAATCAAGGGACTTCCTACTTTGATGATTTACAAAGATGGGCAAATGATTTGGAGACAGTCAGGCGAGTTAGATGCTAATAGTATTATTGCCATTGTTCAAGAGCAATTGTAG